TATTGCAGTTGTTAGCTTAGCTTCTGTCAAAATGGCTGGGCAGGAAAACATCCAACATTGCACAATTAACGTTAAAAATAGGTATTTGTTCTGTAACTGCAGTGTGTGGGtgataaaattatattttgtcatattttagcctttgtgttgtcctcccgggtaaactctttaatatatttttcttgctttattCATCGTTTTCTATGCTTTTCCCCCAGTTACCGGCAGCACATACACCCCTTAAACCAACTTATTGCCAcaagttttacaattattttttcaacattcatggacaataaatctcatttgtaTGATTTTATATCTAATTGTTTGGTCAAAAAGcataaattatgaaatattggaCAATTAAGTTAAAATGAGAGGGAGActtttgtcaaagtttagtAAAGGAAATGGTTCTTAaaccttttttccccttcaaatgctgtaaaatataacaatttggttgaaagaaacccaatttCTTAgaagaaactttgaaaaatgggtcacatttgaccccgAGGACAGTGAGGAGtttaataaaatttaaaaaatctgttaatTTCCTTGTTAATTCTCTTCTTCAAAGGTTACGTTCAGTAAATGTGATGAGAACCAGGAAAACAGGAGCATGTCTGCTGGAAGGCCCACCAGCTCAGACAAAGGCGTTGCGACTATTATATTCTCACTGAAAAATGAAGTCGGTGGTCTCGTCAAAGCACTCAGGCTTTTCCAGGTGGGAGTTTAACAGTATATCAACTTTAAAAAGCATGGTCTGTCATCGTTAAATTCAAACCGCTGAATCTTTTCTGTTGAAATGATCATCTCATTGGATGCTTTCCACTcgttttgtttgtcttgtgtgttaTGTGCAGGAGAAACACGTCAACCTTGTTCATATTGAGTCCCGCAAGTCCAAACGAAGGAATTCGGACTTTGAGATCTTTGTGGATTGTGCCACTGACCATGAACAGCTCACGGAGTTGACTCAACTGCTGAGGAAGCATACCGATATTGTTGAGATCACGCCATGCCAGGACTCCAATTTACCGGATGACGGTAGGCCGTATAACTTTGGACTGAACCAATCTCCAATAAGAGTATTTATCGTTTATATCACCAACATTAACAGTGTATAGGCAGCTTAGGGGCTGGGTACccaattcaatacttttaacgCACCGCCTAGTCTACATTGACGACATCCCACTTCTGGGACTACCCCAGGGCCACTGGTGATTCCATTGGATGTCCCTCATCCCTGCCAGATGTCTGTccccttccgctttctttgtgttggtgttctaaactCCTGTGGATTTATGTGGACTACGGTTAaagatccctgcagggtaaatccagacagctagctagactatctgtccaatcggagtctTCTGTCGCGcgattaaaacaacttttgaacgtacacacgttccaccaaaacaagttccttccagagactatttagCCCCTTTCGGTGCTTcgcaccgcccaagatgattgtgattggtttaaagaaatgccaataaaccagagcaggtttttctcccatcccagacggctatgtggactagccagaccctcctccgcagcactgtggaggatgTTCTGGCAATCCTTTTTAAGCACCGACCAAATTGTCTCCTTAGTATCGAGTACTGAAAAAAGGACTCGTCATTCAATATCCAATTTCGATCCCTAAGTAGCAAATCTCATCAGTGTctgtgagccaataagcacgcagcatgcttctaccagcatctaatgtctgtgattggctgtctaacgaaGAAAAAACTCACATAGTAAGATTTGACCCATATTCAAAAAGCTtccatatcagaaatttgggttttctttcaactaaattaaaaaaaaaaaaagaacttgaaatgttccctacaacgctcttcacaagtacaCTAAATGATCAGtttactactttcattgaatttttttattttttattcagttttataagCCTGAATACCAGCCGgttttagccccgcccacaacatttgatgTTGGGCAgttcatattctgactagaatctgagtatgaccaCGTCAGGCtccaattttacagcatttgaaagacaataaaatgacaaaaaaacgctgataaaagaaaagaaaaatcaacaaaaacgttgaaaaaagtgacaaaaatgtcgggaaaagcttaaaaaaagatgaaaaagtgaccaaaacatgaataaaagcaacaaaagtgtcaaaaaaagcttgtgttttaaattttgacccagaaaaacaaagttttctggtcaacgggaagacaacacaagggttaaattgatgtccaaaaaaagtatatttttggAACCGGTATGATCTAAGTCGCAGTATTATTAATTTTTGAATGATACCCAGCCATattaatgtataatatatgtaatTCACAGGGCGTGGCTACACGCGTGAGCAGAAACCTAACAAACTTAGTCATTGAACTGAAATTGAAATGTTTAGCAGCCTCGGCTTCCATGGGACTTCAGgattgtttttaagattttaaaaggGTCGGCATCCTTCCTGTAGCCATAGCCATAGCGCTGATGTTGTCCAATCAGACGTTCCCCATGTTCCCAGATCCAGGGTTAAAAAATAACGGCGGCCGAGGCCTTTTTTAGTGGCCGCTCCAAATCTTTGGAatattttactgatttaaatATAAGAATCGCTCGGACCGCTTTAACTGCAAAGTCTTTGCTTCAGACCCACTTCTATTCATTTGCTTTCAATTCCTGTTGAGTTTTGACACCTCAACCTCTTCTAACGTTGgatatttgacatattttttggtttattttatcttttttttgctAAGCATTTGGGTCAACTATGGTTTGATTAAATTTGAACTTGAATTGTATTTCAGACATGGCCCGTGTGCCCTGGTTTCCCAAGAAGATCTCTGATTTGGATCTGTCAGCCAACAGGGTTTTGATGTACGGCTCTGAATTAGATGCCGATCATCCGGTACGTGCCGACACAGCTGATTACTACCTCTGCCACTTCCTTTACTTTTATAATAAGGAAATTGTGAATACATAAACTGAGATTGTGTTTTTGCAGGGATTCCAAGACAACATTTAccgcaaaagaagaaaatattttgCGGATTTGGCAATGAGCTACAAAATGTAAGTTCCATTGTTCCTTGGactgcaaatgtaaaatgtttcatttctgcTTTGATGCGTGAAATGGATTTGGGTGACATTTCCACAGTGGGGTAGGTCATGGACAATAAAGATCAATAAAGgcaaaatatcaaatatcaaaacacaCTTAAGCAAACAGGTCACCCCAACAACCCCAAACCACATCCACTACAACTCTATTGAGTTGTCAAAACTGACAAAATCAAGTGGGAAAATCAGGATTACAACGCATAAAGatcaaaatttgaaatatttgggtAAACAAGCAAATCAGTATTGAAAAATAAGTAACAGTGTTGTGTGATTTTTGAAAGTTATTCGCATTGAAgttgcttttcatttaaatgcttGTCCCCCTATTTCCTTAGAAATCAGACACAACAAAAGAAGGATGTTGAGCGCGTATGGAATGAAAtgatgttttaaatataaagtatagttGCATAGATGTATTTCGAAACAAAAAGCAACCCATGAAAAACACTGTCTATAGCAGAATGTTACCTCGTGCATTCAGACCACGATActccagcgctgtggagacaaCAATACCGTACTACAACATGATTTGTTCCTTCGTGACATTGCTACATTGTATCCcccatgtttttctttgtctcaaaGTTGTATAATGTATTGTTAAATTGACGTCAATGAGCTAACTAACTCTTTGTCTCTCAGCGGCGATCCTATTCTCCGTATCGACTTCACAGCGGAGGAGGTGCGTACCTGGGGCGTGGTGTTCAGGGAGCTAAACACGCTGTACCCCAGCCACGCATGCAGGGAGTATCTGAACAACCTCCCTCTGCTAACCAAGCACTGCAACTACAGCCAGGACAACATCCCCCAGCTGGAGGACGTCTCACACTTCCTCAAGGGTAAGGCATGACTTATAGCTGTTGGGTCTGGGGGCGGGATAAACAgatgtctttcaaattccctctgcacacaATAGGATAGCGctccaaccaaccagagcaacgctggtTGGTAGATTCAACTTTTGCCACATCCGGTCGGCAAAACCCTGagcacatcttccttttttaagaatgacttcagtgacgtttttgtctttgttcttttctcaaagaaaagcttaactccaagtcttccggAGCCGCGGCCAAAGCCGATTCAAAAGGCCGCAGTTTGCCAGCAGCGGGGACTTCACACGGAACCGTTACAACTCTGTCGTcattatgttaagcccgcccactgactctatacacgatgtgattggcctgaccagaatttgttttttccagctcgcaagccaaTGGAGAGTTGTTAGACCGACCTTGGCTGCAAGTGACATTTGCCGCCGCTTTCTAAGCTACAtaatttatgcttctgcgttcAATTGACGCcgtgacatttttttcaaacgcTGCCCTCCTGGCCATCTCATAAGCTGGATTGTGTTGTTGAAGGGTTGTCCTTCATTCTTCCATCTTCCATCTTTCATCTAAAATGATCCAGCTTGACTTTCTGAGTGGCACAGAACACGAGATGATAGGAACGGGAATAACCACGGCTGAGTGGCTCATACAATGACAAGATGATGTCAGCTCCACGAAATCTTCAACCCATCACTCAGCAAACACTGAGATTGAATATCATGATCTTTTTTCTAAAGAGcctatgtctttttaaatgttaatttttttatttgaggtACTCCCCAAAGGGAAAGTCAAAAGTTACTCACCATATTGAGGTTACATTGCATTGCCCAGCCTTAAGAATTAGGTATGCGTCTACTCTGATATATACTCCCAAGCAATGTGTTCTACAAACATTGGTCCACATGCAAGATTCTTAGTCTTACCCTAAACCTCTCTTACTCTTTCAGTCATGCTTTCGCATTGAGTTCCAAAGTCTTAACTACACAAACTCATCTGTAAATggattgttttaatgtgtaaggTGCCCATCCATGAGACTTGATCATTAGCATATATTAGCCTGTGGCCCTGATCAGGCAAGGCATGTTTTATCAGCCAGGGGAGTCTTGGTTGTGATTGTTTTCAATGACAGTGAAGCATTTTGCTCGCTGCTTTTGCATTGCTGAGTGCCTCGTGTTTTTCAATTCAACTCAATGCTATGGGCCTCACATTTTCCAACCTGTAAGGCCTCAATCAGACAGAGAGCATTTGCAAAACGCTAGCGCACCGCCTGCCTTTTTCATTAAAGACATATATCAGACCAGttgcatctttttgtttttcttgcttggCAATCATGGAATTACCCGtcctcatccatccatccatccatcttcatccacttatccggtatcagttcgcgggggcagcagctccagtgggggaccccaaacttccctacCTACCCGTCCTCAGCCTGCTCGTATTTTGCTGTGAGATTGCATGAAGTTGGGCTTTTTCCCCCCGCTGAgtgaatgtatttcttttaatgtgaGGCGTTCAGGACACTCGCAAAAAACATGAGATGCTGTTTAGAAAAATGCTTCACTTCTCAATTGAATACAATTGCTGCTAAGACTTgcactgtctgtctctttttctgtctaaaGTTACCTTTTGTGGCAAAAACGATAAACAACAAAGTCAAAGAAgtattgattgtgtgtgtgtgtgtgtgtgtgtgtgtgtgtgtgtgtgtgtgtgtgaagagcgTTCAGGCTTCATCATTCGGCCAGTAGCAGGGTACCTCTCCCCCAGAGACTTTCTAGCGGGTCTGGCCTTCAGAGTATTCCACTGCACTCAGTATGTCCGCCACAGCTCCGAGCCGTTGTATACACCTGAACCGTGagtataaaaacacacacacacacacacacacacacacacacacacacacacaagacattcACTTAATACTACCATTTTTGGATTTTGAGTTCTTCAGTGAAGCAATTTTCCTAcgttttctttctgaaatgtgtgtttgatgcAGAGACACCTGCCATGAGCTGCTGGGACACGTTCCTCTGCTTGCTGAGCCCAGCTTCGCCCAGTTCTCTCAAGAACTTGGTTTGGCATCGCTGGGAGCTTCAGATGATGCTGTACAGAAGCTAGCCAcagtgagaaaacacacacacacacacacacacgcacacgcacacacacagagacacacaaaaaaacaaagaggaaaccACAACTAAAAAGTTATAAGAAGttagaaagttagaaaaagaatatttttgtgGTGTCAATATGAACTTCTGTGTTCAGATTAGATGCTGTAACAATTAGtgctaaaaaacaacatgaaaggaTTTAGCTGCTGAACAGCATACATTTTTTGAGACCAGCTGTCATGTTCATATTGACTGCTTATGTGTCTCCCAGGTGTCTTTTTAGACCCACATCCCCTGTAGGGCGGCCCATATGAAATCTGCTCCTGCAGAATGCCAACAAGTCTAAACCATTTAAATCGTTCTTTGTAATCCTAAATGAATATTGTCTATCAcgctacaaacaaaaaaacattccgCAGAGGTTCATTCTGGGTCAACTGCAGGGCctaaagttaacttttttgacgACCAGTCACTGTGCCATGTGGATTTAAAAATCCGCCACCCGCCACAGTGactttttttgcctcataaaggtgaaaaacaggaatcacaTGAACGTTTCAAAACAGCAGTCACATCCTTATTGTGTGTAGGTGGGGTTTTGATGAGCCATGGTCCTTAATTACTTCTAATTGTAAGTTTTTAGTCTCGATTACAAAAATATTTGACTTTGCTTTCTCTGAGCCATACACACGACAGTCAGTAAATCAGGCTCTgattcaaaaaaaatgtttaatcattttaatctttcatttttctttgactcattctcatgtttttgttgatgttcGTTTCAGCGGTTCTCTTTACCTGAATATGTGCCACCACATTTTTAGCTTTAGTTAAAATCCAATGAAATCTGActtctttgaaatgtaaaaaaatatataaataaacaacagttgaaaaaaaactaacaaatcaCACAATTGTCATAAGCTAACCTGCCAATGTGGCAGGGATATTGACAGTGTTATCCGCCAATTGCTAAATTCACCGGCATTTGGTGGGTGGTCAGGTggtcgggtgttaatttcaggccctggttAGCGCTGAAACCTAAAAAACAATCTGCAAATTCCTTTCGGGTCTGCTTAAAAGGTAAATTCAAGATTTGTTTATCAAAGTTCACCAAAGTTGAACTTCAGGTGAACAACGAATGTTGATTTACTTTGACCCCTTGAGCAAATCCACAGATTTTTTCAGTCCAGTGAAATGTTGCTATTTTAAAGGTCGATGTGACCAGAGCTTAAAGGTATAATATTCAGtcttttgcacaaaaaacaatgtatagacTACACTATAAAGGTAATGCCTCTCAATTGGCACTCATGACCTCTATAAGTGTGTGGtggtgtctgtatctgcagagGGCCTTTCCTCTGACTGTATGCTCTCCTTTCTTCTGATTTTGGTGAGTGCGGGACGTTTGTGGGCGTCAACAAAGAGTCTTTGGGCCGGGGCGGCCTCTACAGTAGCTCACCAAGTAGGAGCATActccccatgtaggctgagtcctgcagcggccagGGTTTCAATCTgacctgcgtccctttgctTTGTGTCatccctcatctctctctctccccctttcctgtttATCCACTGTCAATAATAAAGGCAagagccccccaaaaaaagcttttgaaaaaagaGTCTTTGGGCCCCATGTGGGTGTGGAACCCCCTCAGCCAATAACAGTGTACAGCCTGCTCTCATTTCCAGCCACCCCAAATAACCCAGTACTACACACACTCTGTTTTCAATAGTTATTTTCTAAAAAGTACAATTATTTAAGATAGAAATCACTTATTTTGCTTTAtccacactttaaaatgttgggAGTGCATCGTCAGCACAGCAATGGAAAGTGCTTTTCATTGCATTCATAAAGTAGAGGTGTAGCAGGTGAGATACTATAAACCCCGAAGGTAAATCTgcctatttgtaaaaaaataaaataaaataaaacatttactttacacAATATTGATGATTCGCTTTAGTCATGCTTAAGGATACACTCTGCCTTTCACACGTAtgttacacattaaaacatgatgtataaataccgatccattcatttttatctatccagcccagtttaatatgcaactaaatctttataaaatgtaagtagaaGGGTGTCCCTGCTCGGTCTGTCTTTCAGTTATGGGGCCCTTTgcctaaaaaacgttgaagacccctggtttagTGAcaactgttttacattttaagactGTGTATGAATAAGatgatgtcaaaatgacaagctgtttttttctagtGTTATTTCTTTACAGTGGAGTTTGGTCTATGTAAGCAGGATGGCAAGCTCAGGGCCTATGGAGCTGGactcctctcctccatcagTGAACTCAAGGTAACACATCACCTGTTGTCTAACTTTAAACAAGGCTAACAAGTTTGTCTGCTGCACTTTCTCCATATTGTGAATTTCTACATGAGCAACGGCTTAGTAGTCCCGCAGAGGTTTTCTTACGTATGcttcaaaaaatgcaaagaaagtaTGTTGAATGCGGTCTTTTAGCTTCTGGGCCGAgaaagatttctttttcaaacatagTTCCTTCGTTACCACAAAGCCATTGATTGCAAATATAGCAACAGTATTTgaacatttgagtttttttttcctactgaAAAtcatttagatagatagatagatagatgtttattgattccaagaaaaatgggaaattcctgtgttacagcagcaaaatcagtcacaaagcacaaaatataaatataaatcaaatactaggaaaaacatacataaatacaatatacatgaaataataatacgaataaagtaaaaaaaacaaatatttgaatatgtacaggatgggggaacaaaaatgtgcaactgcttaaataatatgctaaaatgtgctaaaatgtaaatgttaatagactaaatgtgcaggttgcattagtgcagtagtgtggtgtccaaaagtctcaTCTAAATGAAGAACTAATACTGAACCATTCAAATCCACATTGCATCAGCTAATCTAAAGCAATATGTTTTCAGAGGAAACGCTTAGCtagcttttattatttatatttatcttatttattaaGAGAATATTGAGTGGAAAGACTTCACATTTCTCCTATTCCGTGTGTGGTAACCCACATGACTGTTACCTTGCTTTAGCCTTCACAGGTTTAGGCCAAGGTTGGTTACTATTTCcaatgaaaaccttttttaatatattgttttaaatattctttaCACACCCGGAAAGCAACGAATAACTTATGGGTTCTGAAAAGGAGCAACAAACATCTGTC
The Etheostoma cragini isolate CJK2018 chromosome 1, CSU_Ecrag_1.0, whole genome shotgun sequence genome window above contains:
- the LOC117947847 gene encoding tryptophan 5-hydroxylase 1-like; translation: MYAKKGDDQGPHRGKSFDPFTGAYEEKQISHEVTFSKCDENQENRSMSAGRPTSSDKGVATIIFSLKNEVGGLVKALRLFQEKHVNLVHIESRKSKRRNSDFEIFVDCATDHEQLTELTQLLRKHTDIVEITPCQDSNLPDDDMARVPWFPKKISDLDLSANRVLMYGSELDADHPGFQDNIYRKRRKYFADLAMSYKIGDPILRIDFTAEEVRTWGVVFRELNTLYPSHACREYLNNLPLLTKHCNYSQDNIPQLEDVSHFLKERSGFIIRPVAGYLSPRDFLAGLAFRVFHCTQYVRHSSEPLYTPEPDTCHELLGHVPLLAEPSFAQFSQELGLASLGASDDAVQKLATCYFFTVEFGLCKQDGKLRAYGAGLLSSISELKHALSGKANILPFDPVVTCNQECKITTFQDVYFVSESFEEAKNKMREFAKTIWRPFTVRYDPYTQSVDILKDTNSINDMVKDIRHELDIVEDALNRLKT